The genomic window ATAATGACATAATCTGGTGTTAATTGCTCGATGACTTGTTTAATACGTCCCATATCTGTTTCAGGATAAACATAAAAATCATTGCTACCATCAGCTAAGCGTTCCGCACGCATTTTTATTTGTTGTGAACTCTCTTCACCAGAAACATATAATACATTTCCTTTTAATAAGCTTAGTTGTTGGGACACTTGTAATAGTAAAGTAGATTTTCCAATACCAGGGTCTCCACCGATTAATACCATAGAACCTGGGACCACTCCGCCACCTAATACACGGTTTAATTCACCTAATTGTGTTTTAACACGAGGCTCTTTTTGTGCAGTGACTTCTTGCAACTTTTGAGGCTTACTCATTTCACCTGTTAAACTAACTCGACTATGTCTAGTTGGTGTATCTGCGATGACCTCCTCTACTAACGTGTTCCATTCACCACAGTTAGGACATCTTCCTAAATATTTAGGAGAGATGTACCCACACGTTTGACAGATAAATTCATTTCTCTTTTTTTTTGCCACAAAATCATCCTTATTTTACAATTTTTGATGGTTTATCTAAATACATCTTTAGTGGTATTTTAACATAAATTGTTCCATTATAATAAAGTTCGCTACTCTCTTAAAAAATTATTTACCTGATGAACCAAACCCACCTGTACGCTCTGTTTCTGCCGAATCATTATCTGCTTTTAAAAAAGGTAAAAAGATGCCTTGAGCAATACGGTCTCCTTTTTTGATGTGTTTATCTGTTAAACCAAAATTTAATAATTGAATCATAATATGCCCTTCATTTTCTGCATTATTATAATAATCACTATCAATAATCCCTACACCGTTTGTTAACACTAAAAAGTTTTTTAACGGGTTACTTGAACGATTCGCAATTTGTAAAAATTCATCATCACCCATATATGATTTTACTCCTGTTGGAACAAGCGTTGATTTTAACTCTTTTTGCATATCAGCATCCACTGTTAATATTTCTTTTGATAAAACGGCTTTTAATACTTTAGCAATTCCTTGCCTCCAAATACTTGGAATCACAATATCAACAGCTGACTCAAAATCATAACCTGCGGCACTTTTGGTTGCTCTTTTTGGTAAATTAATATCCTCAAATGTTGACACTTTTTCAAACCCTCTTACTTTACTCATAGTCTACCTTCCTTTACTTCTAATTTCTTTAATCCTACCCGAAAACAGGGCAAATAAAAAGAGTAAAAATAAATCTTACTCTTTCTTTTATCAATTATTTTATTCATCATCATCTTCGTTAAATTCTTTTACTTGAACTTGTCGCAAGGTAACTTTATTTTTCTTCGGCTGGATTACTAATGGCACATACTCCATAATCACATCACTATATTCTAGGCCATACCATTTAGCTGGATCAACTGCTGAACGCTTAATGCCAAGTTTAGCTTGCATCACTAAAGTATCTAACCAGTTTAATTCCGTCACACGTGATAGCTCTTCGCGTATCAACACAAATGAAAAATCTCCCGTATCTCTTCCTGGTGTAATCGAATATTTTTGTGGTTGTTTTGGTAGCTTTCCTTCATTCATTAAATCATAAACAATTTGTCGTAAATAGACATTCACTTCTTGCGGCATTTTAAATCCTAATCGTAATTGTACATTCACGATGTAATCCGTCTCCATCATATCCACATAATATTCCTTAGTGTATGGTTCATCGGTAACAAAGACATTCACAAACCAATATACTTTCGCTCGTTTTGGGCTTTTATCTAAAATTGAATACATGATTTCTCGATTAATTAAATGACCTTTAATTTTAGATGTTAGAAAGACCAAGTTAGTTTGAAGTTGTGGCCAATCCGTATCATCCCTTAACTCTCCTAATTGCTCTTTGTAGTCATATAAGGAAATCCGTTTAGATGTTGCTTCTGTAATGATATTTCCACGATGCCAAATGAGCATGATGAGGAAAATAATTAGAGCGATTCCTAATGCCACATAGCCTCCATGCATAAACTTAGACGCACTTGAAACAAAAAAGATACTTTCAATCCCTGCAAAAAAGATAAAAATCAGATACGCTAGTGGTCTTGGTGTGCCTTCTTGTAGTAAGTAAACAAGTAACAAGATAGTTGTCATTAACATTGTAATGGTGATTGCTAGCCCATAAGCAGCCTCCATACGAGCAGATGTTTGAAAGCCAAACACAACAGCTAAACAGCCAATCATTAACATATTGTTAATCGCTGGAATATACAATTGCCCCTTTTGGTCAGTGGGATAAATAATTTTCATCCTTGGTAGTAAACGTAATTTAATTGCTTCTGAGGCCAATGTATACGAACCAGAAATTAATGATTGTGACGCAATAATCGCCGCAACTGTGGCAAAAATCACTCCTACAATAGTCAGTGATTGTGGCATCATTCTAAAGAATGGATTAAGCATATCAATATTTTGATACTCAGGTATATCTTTAACACGGATAATCCATGCTGCTTGACCAAAGTAATTTAAAACTAAACAGACTTTAATATAAGGCCAACTTACACGAATATTTTTTCTACCAGCATGCCCCAAATCTGAATACAATGCTTCCGCTCCAGTTGTTGCTAGAAACACGCTTCCCAAAATAAGTATCCCTAATTTATTTTCCCCCGAAAACAGTAAATGAACAGCATAATATGGGTTTAGTGCACGAATAACTGAAAGATTTCCCATGAAGTTTGATAGACCAATTAATCCAATAAATGTAAACCAACCAAACATAATCGGGCCAAACAGTGTGCCGACTTTTTTTGTTCCTAATCGTTGTACCATAAATAATGAAAAAATAATAATAACCGTTATAATGACAATAATTTGTTGACTATCGCCAAACATCTCGTAAAAAGAAGGAATCCCTCTAAGGCCTTCAACAGCTGTTGTGACCGTTACTGCTGGCGTTAAAATCCCATCAGCGAGTAATGTTGCCCCACCTAACATTGCAGGATAAAGCAAATAACGACTATTCTTTCTAACTAATGTGAAAAGTGAAAAAATACCACCCTCACCGTGATTATCAGCGTTTAGTGCAATCATGACATATTTTATCGTTGTTAATAAGGTTAATGTCCAAAAAACTAATGATACCGCACCTAAGATAAACGTCTCTGATACGTGAGCTAGTCCTCCATTTCCATCCACAATGGCTTTCATAACGTACAAAGGACTGGTTCCAATATCTCCATAAACAACTCCCATAGCAACAAGCGTTCCACCTAATGTAAAACGATCGATAGCTTGTTGATTAGATTTTTGACTCACTTTTTTCACTCCTCATTTCTTTAAAAAGTTAGTATTCATGACAATCATATACTCATTTTTTTTAAAGTCAACACTCAAATAAAAAAATTCATTTTCTATTAGTGGAAACACAAGTAAAAATAAGTTATTATAGCATGGATAGACACTAAAAAAAATAGTCATTAAACAAAAAGAGGGATTACTTTGGAGAGAAAGAAATTATTAAAAGAAAGTAAGCGACTCGTGATTAAAGTCGGGACTAGTTCGTTAGTTCTACCAAATACAGAGATTAATTTACGAGCAATCGATCAATTAGCTTTTACACTTACATCACTTAGACAACTAGGGTACGAAGTCATCTTAGTTTCTTCAGGTGCAATTGGTGTTGGAATGAAGGT from Vagococcus martis includes these protein-coding regions:
- a CDS encoding dCTP deaminase/dUTPase family protein, giving the protein MSKVRGFEKVSTFEDINLPKRATKSAAGYDFESAVDIVIPSIWRQGIAKVLKAVLSKEILTVDADMQKELKSTLVPTGVKSYMGDDEFLQIANRSSNPLKNFLVLTNGVGIIDSDYYNNAENEGHIMIQLLNFGLTDKHIKKGDRIAQGIFLPFLKADNDSAETERTGGFGSSGK
- a CDS encoding KUP/HAK/KT family potassium transporter, which translates into the protein MGVVYGDIGTSPLYVMKAIVDGNGGLAHVSETFILGAVSLVFWTLTLLTTIKYVMIALNADNHGEGGIFSLFTLVRKNSRYLLYPAMLGGATLLADGILTPAVTVTTAVEGLRGIPSFYEMFGDSQQIIVIITVIIIFSLFMVQRLGTKKVGTLFGPIMFGWFTFIGLIGLSNFMGNLSVIRALNPYYAVHLLFSGENKLGILILGSVFLATTGAEALYSDLGHAGRKNIRVSWPYIKVCLVLNYFGQAAWIIRVKDIPEYQNIDMLNPFFRMMPQSLTIVGVIFATVAAIIASQSLISGSYTLASEAIKLRLLPRMKIIYPTDQKGQLYIPAINNMLMIGCLAVVFGFQTSARMEAAYGLAITITMLMTTILLLVYLLQEGTPRPLAYLIFIFFAGIESIFFVSSASKFMHGGYVALGIALIIFLIMLIWHRGNIITEATSKRISLYDYKEQLGELRDDTDWPQLQTNLVFLTSKIKGHLINREIMYSILDKSPKRAKVYWFVNVFVTDEPYTKEYYVDMMETDYIVNVQLRLGFKMPQEVNVYLRQIVYDLMNEGKLPKQPQKYSITPGRDTGDFSFVLIREELSRVTELNWLDTLVMQAKLGIKRSAVDPAKWYGLEYSDVIMEYVPLVIQPKKNKVTLRQVQVKEFNEDDDE